AAccacaatattaaaaaaatcttctcCACTTTCTTAAAATcagtcaaaaaataattacaaaggagaAAGTAataccaaataaaaaaaatcaccaaaGGATGTAGTGCAATGTACAAGACTACTACTAATCTCTTAACCAAAGATTTAAGGTTCGATtcttaaatacaaaaaaatccTTGATAAGGAGCATTCCGGCTTATTCAAACTCTAATGCGAGTATCgaccatgagaaaaaagaaacagGGGGATATAGGAAGAATGGTATTTATGTAAATAATAGAAAGAATAAGGTCAAAGTTATGAAGTGAAACGCAAGGCATGAGGAGGCCAGGTGGATGGATAGTTATAAAAATGGGTTTACTACACTGTATCCTTACCACCCAGATTCCCTTCTTTCTCtctcattttattttccttttaatttttttcaaattaatttttatttttctctcagCTTTAAAACAAATTTAACAGAGAAAAAAGGACTACTTACAAAGATCACAAACCCTAGAAATTGTTCTgaaaatctttatatattttgatcgGGTTTGCTGATCAAATTTGTAGTCTCTTTTAaacaatattattaattattattattatacattTTTCCTCTTGTTTATCTCCACAAGTTTCTCTGCAGAAAAaggtattttttttgaattttttttgattgatcTGGTTGAATTTTGTCTATTAATGGACGTATAATGTAGGGGGGAAATGTTTGTAATTTGAGCGGAATGTGGAGGATTAGaggttttgtattttttttaatggtgTTTTGAGGCTCAGATCTGTTCTGGTTCTTATAGTGTATGTTTAAATTTCGTTTGTCTGggtgttgtaaatgttttttgtttgtttttgagGGATTTTTTTGGTTAGTTTATCGTTATTGTTATTTATAAATTGGTTGAGTATCAGTTCCTTGATTAAGTTCTAgatggtaggagtaaggtcgagtacactttatcctcccccAGCCAGACCCAcgtagtgggatttcactgggttgttgttgttgtatgtttaGAAATTCATTGAAAAATTTGTACTATTACGTTGATATATTCAAAAGATTATGAAAATTTGTGGTGAAAAGATACAAACTTGGTGTTATATATTGTTGAATTGAATGGAGGAGTGACATTTTTTGACATTCATGTTCTTAGTTTGAGAAATTTGTGGTGCTGGTTTGGTTGTTGGCTGGGGATGGTGAAAAGATGAGTGGTTTAATCTGTAGAGATGATATTTAATTAGTTTTATTAGGTTATTCGGTGAAATTTCAAATTGTAACTTGAAACTTTATTATGGTTCGTGCCTATGAAAGCCTGTCGTTTCTGCTTGGCTGCAAAAGTTTAATTCTGTAGGACTATTACAAATATTCaagtttttttctttaatttggtAGCTACATACAGTGATATGTTATGTGGTAAGGCCTGCGTATACTTTATTcgggtttgttgttgttaaaTGATATTTTACTTGCGTGGTGTTGCAGGAAGAACGGTGTCAGTCTTTGATCTGTTTTGGTGTGTGTTCTGAATCCATACACAATAAAATTGGAACGAAGGGAGACTGATTTGCCAGTATACAATATTTTGTTCATGATGGCCACTGCTGCTACTTGTGCACTCTTCCCTGCTGCTAATCCACCTCCTGACTCTGGAGCAAAATCGTCTGGAAATTTAGGAGGAAGTCTTCCAGGAAGTATAGATACACGGGGGCTTAATGTTAAGAAGCCTGGTTTTGGGAGCCTACAAGCTAAGGCCAATGCTCAAGCTCCACCTAAGGTGAATGGAACAAAGGTTGGCGTTATGGATGGCTTCAAAAATGATGATGAGGTGATTTCTTCACATCATCCTAGGACCTTTATCAACCAGTTACCTGATTGGAGTATGCTCCTTGCCGCCATCACAACAATTTTTTTAGCTGCTGAGAAGCAATGGATGATGCTTGATTGGAAGCCTAAGCGTCCTGATATGCTCGCTGATCCATTCGGATTAGGAAAAATTGTGCAGGATGGCTTAGTATTCCGTCAAAATTTTAGCATCAGGTCCTATGAAATAGGGGCTGATAGGACTGCGTCTATAGAAACAATGATGAATCATTTACAGGTATTCTAGGCTTTCATTTCCATTTGATAAAGAATTATTGACTTGAGGTTGTAGAAGCATCTAGTTTTCATGCCTTTCATGAGCTTGAGTTGGTTTTGCAGGAAACTGCTCTTAACCATGTCAAGAGTGCGGGACTCATGCATGGTGGGTTTGGATCAACTCCGGAAATGTCCAAGAGAAATTTGATCTGGGTCGTTACTAAAATGCAGGTTGTGGTGGACCGTTATCCAACTTGGTAAGTTTCTTCTTGTATATGGATGAGATGATGTCTCTGATATGTTGTATTAGATAAAGTTCACCAGTTTTTGGAACAATCTTTGTTGATCAATGTTTAAGGCAATTCGAGATTGAGTGTCATACTCCAGAAtttgttaatgatgttcttcGAACACACATTGGTGTAACATGTAGTCCTATAACCTGTTTGCCAAACTTctaaaatcaacttattttgaaGACTGCTTTTCAAAAAGTTTTTTTGGTGAAGATTAATTTGTATTTgactaattaattttaaaaacacttTTGAGTAGCAAATAGTGTTTGACCAAGCTTTGAAAAAAGTACTTTCGTGGAAATTTTTTTATCTTGTGAAAAACAACTTTTGCTACTCCCTAAAAACACTTATTTTCTCCCAAAAGCTTGGCCAAACACCTATGTTTTTTCGAAGTActgaaaaaaaattcacttttGGCCTTCCAAAAGCTTGGCCAAACAGGCTAGTAAAGTGTTTTCATTGCATTTTGGTGTTTCGTGATATGGGAATCACTTCGATTAAATTCAATTTAATTTGATTCCCTTATGTTAATGCCTGTGAACTCTTTAGGAACATGATCAATTTAAATGGGAAAATTTTGTTTAACATAATCAGAAATCTCTCAAGCTCTTTTAGGCGTCAAGTAACCCTCCATTGTTGATTGTTTTGCTCATTTACCATCTAGCTACTAAGCATTTATTTCCCTGTTGTAAATTACAGTTGTGGACTATTCATAGGAGAAATATTAGGTTTTCTTACATTTGTTGCATAGTTAAAGATTTGAATCCTATTTGGGATTTGTTGGgggttatgttttatttttcctACTGATTTCCCTATTGATATTTTTAACACTGCGTGGACAGTTTCTTTGACACGGGAGATGAAGATCCTTTGACTGATTTCTTTTTTTCACAGGGGTGATGTTGTTCAAGTAGACACTTGGGTAGCTGCATCGGGGAAAAATGGTATGCGGAGAGATTGGCTCCTCCGCGATAGTAATACAGGGGATGTGTTGATGAGAGCTTCCAGGTAGGGGCATTATTGTTTAATCTACTTCAGTTTGGTTAATTTTAACACAATGGTCAGTTATCTTCAATGTAAAATGATCTTATCATTCCTACTTAGGCTTGTCTCTATGTGGTTGAAACCATCTCGTTGGATTTGGCTGTTTTATGACCATGTCATAGCTCCTGATCTTTTCTGCTGTATGTTTGATAGCCAAACATGAAGCGCTTGATGATCTATTCATTGGTTCATAACTGGGATTTCTGTTTGTTTCCATTTGCTTGCAGCCAATGGGTGATGATGAATAAGGAGACGAGAAGATTATCTAAAATACCAGATGAGGCTCGGGCTGAAATTGAAGGTTTTTTTGTTGATTCACCTCCTGTTATTGGTGAGGACAGCAGGAAGTTACCAAAACTTGACGAGACAACAGCAGACTACACTCGAACTGGTTTAACTGTAAGTTGAAGTATTCATCAATGGTGACTTTGTCGCATCTAAGGAcatcatttttaatatattctCATTTGTTGAAATTTACAGCCAAGATGGAGTGATTTGGATGTTAACCAGCATGTTAATAATGTCAAGTACATTGGCTGGATTCTTGAGGTACAACCTCTACCGCCTCCTCCTTTTttcctaaaataaataaatttttcttcCCTGTTATTGTTTGTAATATGTTATCGGTCATAATTAGGGTATGTAGCATAATATATGAGTTTAGGTTTCATCGTATTCTGAAATGTGTGGACAGGACAATgcagaaaaaaaaaaataaattaaaaggttGTGTGCGCACACACTAGCCCAACCAACTTCTGTATTTGTTGGATTTGTTGTGGTATTAGATATCCTAAGGTTTCAGATAGAGCTGAAATACATCCAATGGTGTGTACATCTGTTAGGAGCAATTTGCATAGTTAATTAAGTTATGACACACTTATTTGTTGATGTTACTGCTCCTTGCTTGTATGCTTTGTACTGCTTTTCTATTAGTTGCCATGTTTTCTTCTCTGTCGTTTTTCCTTTTCATTACTACTTTGATTTTCTTCACTTGAGCTGAGTATATTTCGGAGACAGCCTCTGCCTCcacgaggtaggggtaaggtctgcatacgcTTTATCCTCCTCAGACCTCACTTTGTGGGATTCACTTTGTATGTTGTATTTTGCCACAAATTTAGTCTAAAAAGTGTTCATGTAGTTGAACACAGTAATAAACTTTTTCCTGTCTTCTAGCTGATAAATAAAAGTGTTTCGCTATCTCTTTTATTTTCGTCTAACATTAATTAGTTTCAACCCCCAATCCCCCAATTCCATCTTGTTGTCCCTATAAGAAAGGGAGTAGTTATCGTTGCGTGGTGTATGAGCATGAAATCTTTATATCAACCTAAGGAAAACTGTATGAACTCAAGTGAGCAGTGTGACATGCATTGTTCTGAAAAATCCGATGGTCATTAATCTCCAATTCAACTGGCCTTTAGTGCTCATTCTCTTTACTGTTTGCATAAAACATAAATTGTTTGCCATAACGATAGTAATAATTCTATGTTACCAGtgtcaaaaaaaaatagtagtaataattcTTTTGGGATTTTTAACACACTGATATTGTTGACTAAAAGTGTTTAGTGGGTTGCAGAATTCCAAATTTATCAGGTCGAATGATATAAcattaataaagaaatatttctcttgaGTGCATATGTAATTTTGGAACATGTCTATGGCTGCAGAGTGCACCCATGCAAATACTAGAGGGTTGTGAGCTTGCTGCCATGACATTGGAGTACCGTAGGGAGTGCAGAAGGGACAGTGTGCTGCAGTCTCTGACCTCTGTACTCGACAAGGGAGTCGACGACTTAGCCGACTTTGGGAACGTCGAGTGTCAACATGTCCTTCGGCTTGAAAATGGTGGAGAGGTTGTTAAGGGACGGACTGAATGGAGGCCGAAACTTGTCAATGGAATTGGGAGCCTGGGCGGATTCCCAGCAGAGAGCGCGTAGTAAGTTTCATTACTTCCAAGTTCTGTCGACTTGAAGTAGTGTCAAACTGTCAACTCTCAATATATCACAATCCTTTGTGAATCCTCCTACTTGTGCTCTTTTGATCTTTATATATTCCCTCTctctatatctatatctatatctatatcaatatatatatatatgtgtcctccTTATCCCTTCcccattttattcttttttttgtcCCCTTAGATATTATTAGTGAAATTATCAGTGATTGTAAGTATAGTCCTTGTGTCTaatgtctttattttatttagcaTTATTCCCTATACTCCAAAAACTTTCTTATCTTTTGTCCCCTCCTTTACCTCGCTGGCAATTAAATTTGGCCTAGTAATGGCATTGCTGAACTGGACAGCAAATGGAACATTTTTTTATATGTGGCAATTCTTTTTATCTGTAATGCATTATATTTGTTCTCATTGCCATGTGGTCCATTTCATTTGTCAACAATTGAGTGTATGGAAGTTGCCTCTTTGTATTTGTATTATAAGGTGTGTAAAGATTGTGTAACTAAATATATAGCAGATCATGGTTTTTAATACATAGCAATTCAAGGGTTATTAGTACTTGGGtaaacatgatgaaaattagaACTACTTTTAATACatcaaactaaatagtgaatgaGTAATAATTTCAGCATATTTAATTTTAGTATTACTAATACATTTTGTTTTGAGTTGTTATTATATATTCTACCAAATTATCCCTTATAGCTATTCGAGTCATGAGAAGAAGTGAGACGAGAATGATGATGTTTCAGGTTCATGTTCAGAATCTAAAAATATTACGTACTCGATACTTGTATTGGTGGGTTAGAGGTACTGTGGTGCATTCAAGTTGGTTGGAATACTACGATTAttaaaaagaattgaaaaatttaaagaatttttaaatacaaaaaGGTATCATTTGGAAAGAATTAAAAAGAATATCAGTAATAATTTTTAATCAATGATGTTTAAACATGCTTAATTATCTTGGTGAATAATGATTCTCAGTTCATTCACTTTTACAAATTGAatcttttttcattttgttgTGTCTTTTAGTGACAAACGCGTCTCTTTTTTGTTGGTGGTCTAGTCTTTTTATCAATCAAAGTAGTAATCGTGTTCAAATTTTAATAGTATATATCATAAAAGTGGAACCAGACAATCAACTTTACAGATAATTGGATGTAGAATAAGCTGTGGGAGATGTACTTTGATAATTGAAGGATATtcttttttaactttttaacCTTTTAACTTCACCTACCAAACTATATTTGTTATGATTCAAGCTCATAAGATGAATGGTTCATGATCGAACAAATTTTACATATTTGTCCTTTAGGTTATGTCTTCATTGAGCTCAAAAAGTGTGCATACCTTATAAATGTCTCACGTCCTTACTAGTTCCCATGAAGCTTTCGGGAAGAAGGTTAATTGTGTGTAAGAATAGCATTTCTAATAGAACTTATTAACAAACACATATTTTTCTTTGTGGTAGGGTACTATAAGTAGTGGTTACCTCGTAGGATTTCGATCCGCCTACTCTGGTCTTGTATGAATATGCAAAAAGCTATGCCTTATAAAGTTCTTAACTTTTCTCTTTCATGAAATGGGCGAAGATGTCCTATTTTTAGAAACTTTCCGGTATAAAAGTCTATCAGTCCTCCTTTTTAGGCCGCCCTAATCACATCCCCCCTCCCCACAAACTTTAACTACATATTTTCCAAATGTTATTGAATAATTTTTAGAGATCTTTTTTCTCATAATTTAGTTATCCCTGTGTGAGTTTGCTCGCATTGTCGGTTTCAAGTCTGAATAAAGAAGGAGGATGGTCGAGGATCAGTCGAAAATAATCTCTCTACTAAATAAAGATAAGGATAGACTACACATATATGTTATCTTTCAAGACCTTACTTATAGAAtcatactaatttttttttccttcttccaTAATTTGTTATTAATAAAGGCTACTAGGGTCTAAGGATCATAAGGTAAGAAAAAACAAATACTTCAACCTCTCAATCTTGAAATTAAAACCATTTAAAAGAAAGAGACTTTTATTGTCAACTGATAAAATACTTTTGGTTAAATTAATTTTGTCTTAAGAAAAAGGATGGAAATGAATGAGTGATGGagaaaaaaggataaaaagCCAAAAGCCATgttcaataataatattatcttggtgatatttttttatttagtaaaCAAAACAAAGAATCTTGAAGAACAAAATAATGTGTCAACCATGAGACTTCACATGAGCAGGGAACAATTCATTAACTTTGTCTTAAttgtgaataataataataataatacaatatcCAAATATCTCTCTTTTCACATGGTATTTGCTCTTTTTGGTACATTTGTCACACGCAAAAGTGAGCCAGAGTGGATAGGAGTATTTAgaataaaaagaatattaatttaaaagttaaGATTAGGTCAATCATAGAATTTACTATAATTAATTAGACAATTTTATTTAGATGTTACAAGTGACAGTTTTTATCTAGTTTAGTTTATCTGCCCATGATAAATTTATTGTTTTATCTGGTGTTCTTGGATTTCTTATTTGGTGCCAATCATatgttctttttaaaaataaataaaaataaaaataatatgtagACCCATTAGAAAAATACCTTATAGATGTCTACTTtcccatatttttttatatactttttttatttttacttatagTGATGTTCAAAACAGTTTATATGTGCATAATAAAGTTTATACATATTCGATATTTGTATTAAATTATGCATTGATtactctttaaaaaaattatttagtattCAATAAGTATTTTAAGGCTTTgtttaatttgaatttgtgtGAGTAAGATCcattagaaaaatattaaatagatTTATTACACTTTTTTGCACATAGACTTATATTAGAGTACTAAACAATgacctatatttatttttacatcATTAAATCACCTAGTCGTGGTTAGTTGATATGgtttgatatgaatatataacatataacTCTAGctatcaaaatttcaaatagttgagaaaaaaaattacctaacattttttcttttttattcttcGCTGAGATTTTGGTCCCTAATCTACGAAGATTTTCACGTACTTTATTAACTGCTAAATCACACTATTAATTGCCTATTATTTTGATAGTTATTGTTTTAATTGAAATTACAATCTTTTGCTGGATTGTTAAATTTGACtattattgcatatttttttGGTCAAGTTGAAATCAATTTTATCGTTTAACTCAAATTTGAATACTATATACCATTAAAAAAAGGTTGAATCCATTGGTGACCTCTTAAAGTTGACATCAATTTTCACTTAAACAACTTAATtagattttattcattttagacacctcatgtaAGGTTCAACTGTGTCATTTTAACACCTTTTGCTTACATGGCATAAAGAGTGTA
This sequence is a window from Solanum dulcamara chromosome 10, daSolDulc1.2, whole genome shotgun sequence. Protein-coding genes within it:
- the LOC129870130 gene encoding palmitoyl-acyl carrier protein thioesterase, chloroplastic, which translates into the protein MMATAATCALFPAANPPPDSGAKSSGNLGGSLPGSIDTRGLNVKKPGFGSLQAKANAQAPPKVNGTKVGVMDGFKNDDEVISSHHPRTFINQLPDWSMLLAAITTIFLAAEKQWMMLDWKPKRPDMLADPFGLGKIVQDGLVFRQNFSIRSYEIGADRTASIETMMNHLQETALNHVKSAGLMHGGFGSTPEMSKRNLIWVVTKMQVVVDRYPTWGDVVQVDTWVAASGKNGMRRDWLLRDSNTGDVLMRASSQWVMMNKETRRLSKIPDEARAEIEGFFVDSPPVIGEDSRKLPKLDETTADYTRTGLTPRWSDLDVNQHVNNVKYIGWILESAPMQILEGCELAAMTLEYRRECRRDSVLQSLTSVLDKGVDDLADFGNVECQHVLRLENGGEVVKGRTEWRPKLVNGIGSLGGFPAESA